Proteins encoded by one window of Scatophagus argus isolate fScaArg1 chromosome 4, fScaArg1.pri, whole genome shotgun sequence:
- the ercc6l2 gene encoding DNA excision repair protein ERCC-6-like 2 isoform X1, which produces MASISAVQKEIWREGDSCLAPDPRDGTLRETTIQRLTTSDDHDAMAWVIFTDHKAGEEEEAVPVSKLMRPGLNHDTQEKPVFPGSITDPRLCVPLELNDFNGDRVPYTINRYLRDYQREGIRFIYNSYMRSRGCILGDDMGLGKTVQVIGFLAAVLHKTGTWEDIRNNRPQFLQSQTPSKQSKPNKVFLIVAPLSVLYNWKDELDTWGHFQCVVVHGLRKEEELARIKKGRVEIALTTYETLRLCLDQFNNIDWSAVVVDEAHKIKNPNSQITQAMKGLKCEVRIGLTGTILQNNLEELWCVMDWAIPRCLGSSGHFKSKFSDPIEQGQRHSATKRALATGRKTVRALVRKISHWFLRRTKCLIKEQLPKKDDRVVYCSLTDFQQSVYQTVLDTEDVRLLLRSSEKCDCQSGRTRRACCYKTNSEGVKMKALYFSYLTILRKVANHVALLQSTAGTSTKQEKYVGGICAKVFQTFPDFVQRCKEEAFEALSDPKYSGKMKVLQKLLKCYLQKRDKVLLFSLSTKLLDVVESYCMAEGLDYSRLDGTTKAKDRVRIVKEFNCSSHANLCLVSTMAGGLGLNFVGANVVVLFDPTWNPASDLQAIDRAYRIGQCRDVTVLRLISLGTVEEVIYLRQVYKQQLQSSVVGKESARRYFEAVQGHGVYKGELFGIRNLFRLQTQGTCLTRKILEREGQVEAGLMITSTHADEAKEEATKGVSESGDSPPGHGPVPSDEPAKENMHVSKIPRGVLDFSSGSEEEEDKLGLKKRMSHPSEVDGNKGGNAATGSGRLSLLQHGFSKLLERINGKPELGEENSSPGLDESLSEEDADDQKREGASSGICKSSTTGNSAVCFPKLETKAWDIFRSSDREDRDDEDGGRKRSDGAVRKGLGLKGQTNKQITVDEESDENSSTENKKPNKLNTTIPKADLFQGYSDESEDFDIEAVTRHKRDSLDSRSKGGGKGRGRLYLNRKRQNRSVRDRAGCRYSEDIETFASSEDEYIPVKKGRSIGCPFTSPQTEGSRVEHSKDGQRAATTDRTERRAGMSKAVSFTSLKGQTSPASEKKDGTIDSVLGGIQEVMYTHSNQRVVGGSKAEELISRAAVRDVFERKVYSQLPANHVLDDLESMSASSPDSQPCSSAVRIEKPSVDHPVNFSNKTVHHTRHTTFIIGETPQAIRRQQLEEMADKFKFTSVHHFAVEILRRNSTERLTWLQQYYTSLNHPDLAKTVTDNIPQPDSAHTSSSSTSTKTAATKSHTDTRTPQNDVLKAKKKLKYTQKNPEPKLKAETPQNNVFVSRKYPGDPHIHVQEPQKKQKIPRKNLPDPLNDGPNLQSEDETICSTRGHKEDTKKGSISSSGAFRAGGGLGLDQASTSGLGSGESAAFLNRTNRDTPSSLDFSHGRSTMLSKPAAQGREQEQKLSSRTSESCQGQRANAQTPSPAEHANSSCQSFLTDLIGDTSILDDLLKPKPRSGTPKTAPAFSCASVSTCLTTASPSRNVLSTDSGSADLIMSVSPLKSNTLNKQQASSKGIRKDFWDILNEGNEESINRLTDPAEVQRVCIKTNFVARSGSVEEESKSLWKTNEKFLWKK; this is translated from the exons ATGGCTTCAATTTCTGCAGTTCAGAAAG AAATATGGCGTGAAGGTGACAGCTGTCTGGCTCCTGACCCGAGAGATGGCACCTTGCGAGAAACCACCATTCAGAGACTCACCACCTCTGATGATCATGATGCCATGGCATGGGTGATATTCACTGACCACAAagctggagaagaggaggaagctgtACCTGTCTCGAAACTGATGAGACCAGGCTTGAATCATGACACCCAGGAGAAACCTGTGTTTCCAGGCAGCATCACAGACCCTAGGCTATGTGTCCCCTTAGAGCTGAATGATTTTAATGGAGACAGAGTCCCCTATACCATCAACAGATATCTGAGGGATTACCAGAGAGAAGGTATCAGGTTCATTTACAACAGCTACATGCGTTCCAGGGGTTGTATCCTGGGGGATGACATGGGCCTGGGAAAAACTGTACAG GTCATTGGTTTccttgctgctgtgctgcacaaAACAGGCACATGGGAGGACATCAGAAACAACAGGCCTCAGTTTCTCCAGAGTCAGACGCCCTCCAAGCAAAGTAAACCcaacaaa GTGTTCCTCATTGTGGCCCCGCTGTCAGTGCTTTATAACTGGAAAGATGAACTGGACACATGGGGTCACTTCCAGTGTGTGGTGGTCCATGGGCtcaggaaagaggaggagctAGCACGCATCAAGAAGGGACGCGTTGAGATTGCGCTCACTACCTATGAGACTCTGCGCCTTTGTCTGGATCAGTTTAACAA CATAGACTGGTCTGCTGTGGTTGTGGATGAGGCTCACAAGATAAAAAATCCAAACTCTCAGATCACTCAGGCCATGAAGGGTCTGAAATGCGAG GTCAGAATTGGCCTCACTGGAACTATTTTACAAAACAACCTTGAGGAGCTCTGGTGTGTCATGGACTG GGCCATACCTCGTTGCCTTGGCAGCTCAGGACACTTCAAGAGCAAGTTTTCAGATCCAATTGAGCAAGGGCAGAGGCACAGTGCAACCAAACGCGCCCTAGCTACAGGGAGGAAGACTGTCAGAGCCCTGGTGAGGAAGATTTCCCACTGGTTCCTCAGAAGAACTAAATGTCTTATCAAAGAACAATTACCTAAGAAGGATGACAGG GTGGTGTATTGCTCTTTGACAGACTTTCAACAGAGTGTGTATCAGACAGTGTTGGATACTGAGGATGTGAGGCTACTTCTGAGGTCTTCAGAGAAATGTGACTGTCAAAGCGGACGTACCCGCAGAGCCTGCTGCTATAAA ACAAACTCAGAAGGTGTGAAAATGAAGGCGCTGTACTTCAGTTACTTGACCATATTGAGGAAGGTTGCCAATCATGTAGCACTGCTTCAGTCTACTGCAGGCACCAGCACGAAACAG GAGAAGTATGTGGGTGGCATTTGTGCGAAAGTATTCCAGACGTTTCCAGACTTTGTGCAGAGATGCAAAGAGGAAGCATTTGAAGCCTTGTCAGACCCGAAGTACAGTGGAAAGATGAAG GTTTTGCAGAAGCTCCTCAAATGTTATCTGCAAAAGAGAGATAAAgtgcttcttttttctctctcaaccAAG TTGTTAGATGTGGTGGAGAGCTACTGCATGGCAGAGGGGTTGGACTACAGCAGGTTGGATGGAACCACAAAAGCCAAAGACAGAGTCCGTATTGTGAAAGAGTTCAACTGTTCATCTCACGCGAACCTCTGCCTGGTTTCCACCAT GGCAGGTGGTCTTGGCCTTAACTTTGTAGGAGCCAATGTGGTAGTGCTATTTGACCCCACATGGAACCCAGCCAGCGACCTCCAAGCTATTGACAG GGCGTATCGTATTGGCCAGTGCAGGGATGTGACTGTTCTTAGACTGATCTCACTGGGGACTGTAGAGGAGGTTATCTACCTCAGACAAGTTTACAAACAG CAACTGCAGAGCTCAGTTGTGGGCAAGGAGAGCGCACGGCGGTACTTTGAGGCAGTGCAGGGGCATGGTGTCTATAAGGGGGAGCTGTTTGGGATCCGTAACCTCTTCAGACTGCAGACCCAGGGGACATGCCTCACCCGCAAGATACTTGAA cgAGAAGGACAAGTGGAGGCTGGTTTAATGATAACCAGCACGCACGCAGACGAAGCGAAGGAGGAGGCGACAAAGGGAGTTAGT GAATCTGGAGATTCTCCACCTGGACACGGCCCTGTGCCGAGTGATGAACCAGCAAAGGAGAACATGCATGTATCAAAGATCCCCAGAGGAGTGCTGGATTTCAGCAGTGggagtgaagaagaggaagacaagcTGGGACTTAAGAAGAGGATGTCACACCCCAGTGAAGTGGATGGCAACAAGGGTGGAAATGCTGCCACTGGTTCTGGTCGATTGAGTCTCCTCCAGCACGGTTTCTCCAAACTCCTCGAAAGGATCAATGGAAAACCAGAGTTAGGAGAAGAGAACAGTAGTCCAGGTCTTGATGAAAGCCTCTCTGAGGAAGATGCTGACGATCAAAAGAGGGAGGGTGCCTCTTCTGGCATCTGCAAGAGCTCCACAACAGGAAACAGTGCAGTATGTTTCCCTAAATTGGAAACAAAAGCCTGGGACATATTCAGAAGTTCAGACAGAGAAGACAGGGACGATGAAGATGGGGGGAGAAAACGGAGTGATGGTGCTGTAAGAAAAGGACTGGGGCTGAAAGGGCAGACAAATAAGCAAATTACAGTGGATGAGGAGAGTGATGAAAATTCCTCAACAGAGAACAAGAAGCCTAACAAGCTCAACACTACAATTCCAAAAGCAGACCTGTTCCAGGGTTACTCAGATGAATCTGAGGATTTTGACATTGAAGCAGTGACGAGGCACAAGAGGGACAGTTTAGATTCACGCAGTAAAGGAGGAGGCAAAGGGAGAGGAAGGCTATACCTCAACAGAAAGAGGCAAAACAGAAGTGTCAGGGACAGGGCAGGATGCAGATACTCAGAAGACATTGAGACCTTTGCATCTTCAGAAGATGAATACATACCTGTTAAGAAAGGGAGATCCATTGGATGTCCCTTCACGTCTCCACAGACTGAAGGATCCAGAGTTGAGCATTCAAAAGATGGACAAAGAGCTGCCACAACTGATAGGACAGAGAGACGAGCAGGAATGTCCAAAGCTGTTTCATTTACAAGTCTGAAAGGACAGACATCACCGGCATCTGAAAAAAAGGATGGAACTATCGACAGTGTGCTAG gGGGCATACAAGAGGTGATGTATACCCACTCTAACCAGCGCGTGGTGGGCGGGAGTAAAGCAGAGGAGCTGATCAGTAGAGCTGCTGTGCGAGATGTGTTTGAACGCAAGGTGTACTCTCAGCTCCCGGCCAATCACGTTCTAGATGACTTAGAG AGCATGTCAGCGAGTTCACCAGACAGCCAGCCTTGCTCTTCTGCTGTCAGAATAGAGAAGCCCAGCGTGGACCATCCAGTCAACTTTTCCAATAAGACTGTGCACCACACCAGGCACACCACCTTCATCATTGGAGAGACTCCCCAGGCCATACGCAG acagcagctggaggaaatgGCAGACAAATTCAAATTTACCTCAGTCCATCATTTTGCAGTGGAGATTTTGAGAAGAAACTCAACCGAGAGACTGACCTGGCTCCAACAGTATTACACTTCATTGAACCACCCTGACCTGGCAAAGACAGTCACAGACAACATCCCACAACCTGATTCtgcacacacctcctcctcctcaacatCCACCAAAACAGCTGCCACAAAATCTCACACAGATACCAGAACCCCACAAAATGATGTTCTGAAAGCCAAGAAAAAGCTTAAATACACTCAGAAGAATCCTGAGCCTAAACTTAAGGCAGAAACCCctcaaaacaatgtttttgtgtcacGAAAATATCCTGGAGACCCCCACATTCATGTTCAAGAACcccagaaaaagcaaaagatcCCACGAAAGAATCTTCCAGACCCTCTAAATGATGGTCCAAACCTCCAGTCAGAGGATGAGACCATTTGCAGTACCAGAGGACATAAAGAAGACACAAAGAAGGGTAGTATTTCTAGTTCTGGAGCCTTTAGAGCTGGTGGTGGTCTTGGCTTGGATCAGGCCAGCACCAGTGGtttgggatctggggagtctgctGCTTTCCTGAACCGCACTAACAGAGATACCCCTTCTTCTCTGGACTTCAGCCATGGCAGGTCCACCATGTTATCCAAACCCGCAGCACAGGGAAGGGAGCAAGAGCAAAAACTGTCTTCCAGGACCAGTGAATCTTGTCAAGGCCAGAGAGCAAATGCTCAGACCCCTTCCCCTGCTGAGCACGCCAACTCCAGTTGCCAGTCCTTCCTAACAGATCTGATAGGAGACACATCAATCCTTGATGATTTGTTAAAACCCAAACCCAGGAGTGGGACACCAAAAACAGCCCCTGCATTCTCCTGTGCATCAGTAAGTACATGTCTCACCACAGCCTCTCCATCCAGAAATGTTCTCAGCACTGATTCTGGTTCAGCAGACCTCATAATGTCTGTGTCACCTCTAAAGTCAAACACACTAAACAAACAGCAAGCGTCATCAAAGGGCATTCGCAAGGACTTCTGGGACATCCTGAATGAGGGTAATGAGGAGAGCATCAACAGGTTAACAGACCCAGCAGAGGTGCAGAGGGTTTGCATCAAAACTAACTTTGTAGCTAGAAGTGGGTCTGTAGAAGAAGAGAGCAAGAGTCTCTGGAAGACTAATGAAAAGTTCCTGTGGAAAAAATAG
- the ercc6l2 gene encoding DNA excision repair protein ERCC-6-like 2 isoform X2: MTWAWEKLYRSLVSLLLCCTKQAHGRTSETTGLSFSRVRRPPSKVFLIVAPLSVLYNWKDELDTWGHFQCVVVHGLRKEEELARIKKGRVEIALTTYETLRLCLDQFNNIDWSAVVVDEAHKIKNPNSQITQAMKGLKCEVRIGLTGTILQNNLEELWCVMDWAIPRCLGSSGHFKSKFSDPIEQGQRHSATKRALATGRKTVRALVRKISHWFLRRTKCLIKEQLPKKDDRVVYCSLTDFQQSVYQTVLDTEDVRLLLRSSEKCDCQSGRTRRACCYKTNSEGVKMKALYFSYLTILRKVANHVALLQSTAGTSTKQEKYVGGICAKVFQTFPDFVQRCKEEAFEALSDPKYSGKMKVLQKLLKCYLQKRDKVLLFSLSTKLLDVVESYCMAEGLDYSRLDGTTKAKDRVRIVKEFNCSSHANLCLVSTMAGGLGLNFVGANVVVLFDPTWNPASDLQAIDRAYRIGQCRDVTVLRLISLGTVEEVIYLRQVYKQQLQSSVVGKESARRYFEAVQGHGVYKGELFGIRNLFRLQTQGTCLTRKILEREGQVEAGLMITSTHADEAKEEATKGVSESGDSPPGHGPVPSDEPAKENMHVSKIPRGVLDFSSGSEEEEDKLGLKKRMSHPSEVDGNKGGNAATGSGRLSLLQHGFSKLLERINGKPELGEENSSPGLDESLSEEDADDQKREGASSGICKSSTTGNSAVCFPKLETKAWDIFRSSDREDRDDEDGGRKRSDGAVRKGLGLKGQTNKQITVDEESDENSSTENKKPNKLNTTIPKADLFQGYSDESEDFDIEAVTRHKRDSLDSRSKGGGKGRGRLYLNRKRQNRSVRDRAGCRYSEDIETFASSEDEYIPVKKGRSIGCPFTSPQTEGSRVEHSKDGQRAATTDRTERRAGMSKAVSFTSLKGQTSPASEKKDGTIDSVLGGIQEVMYTHSNQRVVGGSKAEELISRAAVRDVFERKVYSQLPANHVLDDLESMSASSPDSQPCSSAVRIEKPSVDHPVNFSNKTVHHTRHTTFIIGETPQAIRRQQLEEMADKFKFTSVHHFAVEILRRNSTERLTWLQQYYTSLNHPDLAKTVTDNIPQPDSAHTSSSSTSTKTAATKSHTDTRTPQNDVLKAKKKLKYTQKNPEPKLKAETPQNNVFVSRKYPGDPHIHVQEPQKKQKIPRKNLPDPLNDGPNLQSEDETICSTRGHKEDTKKGSISSSGAFRAGGGLGLDQASTSGLGSGESAAFLNRTNRDTPSSLDFSHGRSTMLSKPAAQGREQEQKLSSRTSESCQGQRANAQTPSPAEHANSSCQSFLTDLIGDTSILDDLLKPKPRSGTPKTAPAFSCASVSTCLTTASPSRNVLSTDSGSADLIMSVSPLKSNTLNKQQASSKGIRKDFWDILNEGNEESINRLTDPAEVQRVCIKTNFVARSGSVEEESKSLWKTNEKFLWKK, from the exons ATGACATGGGCCTGGGAAAAACTGTACAG GTCATTGGTTTccttgctgctgtgctgcacaaAACAGGCACATGGGAGGACATCAGAAACAACAGGCCTCAGTTTCTCCAGAGTCAGACGCCCTCCAAGCAAA GTGTTCCTCATTGTGGCCCCGCTGTCAGTGCTTTATAACTGGAAAGATGAACTGGACACATGGGGTCACTTCCAGTGTGTGGTGGTCCATGGGCtcaggaaagaggaggagctAGCACGCATCAAGAAGGGACGCGTTGAGATTGCGCTCACTACCTATGAGACTCTGCGCCTTTGTCTGGATCAGTTTAACAA CATAGACTGGTCTGCTGTGGTTGTGGATGAGGCTCACAAGATAAAAAATCCAAACTCTCAGATCACTCAGGCCATGAAGGGTCTGAAATGCGAG GTCAGAATTGGCCTCACTGGAACTATTTTACAAAACAACCTTGAGGAGCTCTGGTGTGTCATGGACTG GGCCATACCTCGTTGCCTTGGCAGCTCAGGACACTTCAAGAGCAAGTTTTCAGATCCAATTGAGCAAGGGCAGAGGCACAGTGCAACCAAACGCGCCCTAGCTACAGGGAGGAAGACTGTCAGAGCCCTGGTGAGGAAGATTTCCCACTGGTTCCTCAGAAGAACTAAATGTCTTATCAAAGAACAATTACCTAAGAAGGATGACAGG GTGGTGTATTGCTCTTTGACAGACTTTCAACAGAGTGTGTATCAGACAGTGTTGGATACTGAGGATGTGAGGCTACTTCTGAGGTCTTCAGAGAAATGTGACTGTCAAAGCGGACGTACCCGCAGAGCCTGCTGCTATAAA ACAAACTCAGAAGGTGTGAAAATGAAGGCGCTGTACTTCAGTTACTTGACCATATTGAGGAAGGTTGCCAATCATGTAGCACTGCTTCAGTCTACTGCAGGCACCAGCACGAAACAG GAGAAGTATGTGGGTGGCATTTGTGCGAAAGTATTCCAGACGTTTCCAGACTTTGTGCAGAGATGCAAAGAGGAAGCATTTGAAGCCTTGTCAGACCCGAAGTACAGTGGAAAGATGAAG GTTTTGCAGAAGCTCCTCAAATGTTATCTGCAAAAGAGAGATAAAgtgcttcttttttctctctcaaccAAG TTGTTAGATGTGGTGGAGAGCTACTGCATGGCAGAGGGGTTGGACTACAGCAGGTTGGATGGAACCACAAAAGCCAAAGACAGAGTCCGTATTGTGAAAGAGTTCAACTGTTCATCTCACGCGAACCTCTGCCTGGTTTCCACCAT GGCAGGTGGTCTTGGCCTTAACTTTGTAGGAGCCAATGTGGTAGTGCTATTTGACCCCACATGGAACCCAGCCAGCGACCTCCAAGCTATTGACAG GGCGTATCGTATTGGCCAGTGCAGGGATGTGACTGTTCTTAGACTGATCTCACTGGGGACTGTAGAGGAGGTTATCTACCTCAGACAAGTTTACAAACAG CAACTGCAGAGCTCAGTTGTGGGCAAGGAGAGCGCACGGCGGTACTTTGAGGCAGTGCAGGGGCATGGTGTCTATAAGGGGGAGCTGTTTGGGATCCGTAACCTCTTCAGACTGCAGACCCAGGGGACATGCCTCACCCGCAAGATACTTGAA cgAGAAGGACAAGTGGAGGCTGGTTTAATGATAACCAGCACGCACGCAGACGAAGCGAAGGAGGAGGCGACAAAGGGAGTTAGT GAATCTGGAGATTCTCCACCTGGACACGGCCCTGTGCCGAGTGATGAACCAGCAAAGGAGAACATGCATGTATCAAAGATCCCCAGAGGAGTGCTGGATTTCAGCAGTGggagtgaagaagaggaagacaagcTGGGACTTAAGAAGAGGATGTCACACCCCAGTGAAGTGGATGGCAACAAGGGTGGAAATGCTGCCACTGGTTCTGGTCGATTGAGTCTCCTCCAGCACGGTTTCTCCAAACTCCTCGAAAGGATCAATGGAAAACCAGAGTTAGGAGAAGAGAACAGTAGTCCAGGTCTTGATGAAAGCCTCTCTGAGGAAGATGCTGACGATCAAAAGAGGGAGGGTGCCTCTTCTGGCATCTGCAAGAGCTCCACAACAGGAAACAGTGCAGTATGTTTCCCTAAATTGGAAACAAAAGCCTGGGACATATTCAGAAGTTCAGACAGAGAAGACAGGGACGATGAAGATGGGGGGAGAAAACGGAGTGATGGTGCTGTAAGAAAAGGACTGGGGCTGAAAGGGCAGACAAATAAGCAAATTACAGTGGATGAGGAGAGTGATGAAAATTCCTCAACAGAGAACAAGAAGCCTAACAAGCTCAACACTACAATTCCAAAAGCAGACCTGTTCCAGGGTTACTCAGATGAATCTGAGGATTTTGACATTGAAGCAGTGACGAGGCACAAGAGGGACAGTTTAGATTCACGCAGTAAAGGAGGAGGCAAAGGGAGAGGAAGGCTATACCTCAACAGAAAGAGGCAAAACAGAAGTGTCAGGGACAGGGCAGGATGCAGATACTCAGAAGACATTGAGACCTTTGCATCTTCAGAAGATGAATACATACCTGTTAAGAAAGGGAGATCCATTGGATGTCCCTTCACGTCTCCACAGACTGAAGGATCCAGAGTTGAGCATTCAAAAGATGGACAAAGAGCTGCCACAACTGATAGGACAGAGAGACGAGCAGGAATGTCCAAAGCTGTTTCATTTACAAGTCTGAAAGGACAGACATCACCGGCATCTGAAAAAAAGGATGGAACTATCGACAGTGTGCTAG gGGGCATACAAGAGGTGATGTATACCCACTCTAACCAGCGCGTGGTGGGCGGGAGTAAAGCAGAGGAGCTGATCAGTAGAGCTGCTGTGCGAGATGTGTTTGAACGCAAGGTGTACTCTCAGCTCCCGGCCAATCACGTTCTAGATGACTTAGAG AGCATGTCAGCGAGTTCACCAGACAGCCAGCCTTGCTCTTCTGCTGTCAGAATAGAGAAGCCCAGCGTGGACCATCCAGTCAACTTTTCCAATAAGACTGTGCACCACACCAGGCACACCACCTTCATCATTGGAGAGACTCCCCAGGCCATACGCAG acagcagctggaggaaatgGCAGACAAATTCAAATTTACCTCAGTCCATCATTTTGCAGTGGAGATTTTGAGAAGAAACTCAACCGAGAGACTGACCTGGCTCCAACAGTATTACACTTCATTGAACCACCCTGACCTGGCAAAGACAGTCACAGACAACATCCCACAACCTGATTCtgcacacacctcctcctcctcaacatCCACCAAAACAGCTGCCACAAAATCTCACACAGATACCAGAACCCCACAAAATGATGTTCTGAAAGCCAAGAAAAAGCTTAAATACACTCAGAAGAATCCTGAGCCTAAACTTAAGGCAGAAACCCctcaaaacaatgtttttgtgtcacGAAAATATCCTGGAGACCCCCACATTCATGTTCAAGAACcccagaaaaagcaaaagatcCCACGAAAGAATCTTCCAGACCCTCTAAATGATGGTCCAAACCTCCAGTCAGAGGATGAGACCATTTGCAGTACCAGAGGACATAAAGAAGACACAAAGAAGGGTAGTATTTCTAGTTCTGGAGCCTTTAGAGCTGGTGGTGGTCTTGGCTTGGATCAGGCCAGCACCAGTGGtttgggatctggggagtctgctGCTTTCCTGAACCGCACTAACAGAGATACCCCTTCTTCTCTGGACTTCAGCCATGGCAGGTCCACCATGTTATCCAAACCCGCAGCACAGGGAAGGGAGCAAGAGCAAAAACTGTCTTCCAGGACCAGTGAATCTTGTCAAGGCCAGAGAGCAAATGCTCAGACCCCTTCCCCTGCTGAGCACGCCAACTCCAGTTGCCAGTCCTTCCTAACAGATCTGATAGGAGACACATCAATCCTTGATGATTTGTTAAAACCCAAACCCAGGAGTGGGACACCAAAAACAGCCCCTGCATTCTCCTGTGCATCAGTAAGTACATGTCTCACCACAGCCTCTCCATCCAGAAATGTTCTCAGCACTGATTCTGGTTCAGCAGACCTCATAATGTCTGTGTCACCTCTAAAGTCAAACACACTAAACAAACAGCAAGCGTCATCAAAGGGCATTCGCAAGGACTTCTGGGACATCCTGAATGAGGGTAATGAGGAGAGCATCAACAGGTTAACAGACCCAGCAGAGGTGCAGAGGGTTTGCATCAAAACTAACTTTGTAGCTAGAAGTGGGTCTGTAGAAGAAGAGAGCAAGAGTCTCTGGAAGACTAATGAAAAGTTCCTGTGGAAAAAATAG